Proteins found in one Siniperca chuatsi isolate FFG_IHB_CAS linkage group LG22, ASM2008510v1, whole genome shotgun sequence genomic segment:
- the znf219 gene encoding zinc finger protein 219 isoform X1, giving the protein MDSPPECVLSLSCEQPQSPPTLPSLDHSPQASSPHTLLSLPDSPVVLPIHSPEPSPQSLESTPYFPLSPFPLHEDNNNHDVDEEDDEEGLDGVPSSPTPAVALFPGGGGQEARCSPCLDSSPPATPSAPLLGFGALELALSSGQSGNCNDELDLQLFQKDTVTRAISGVGGASSGPALRFPCHVCGKRFRFQSILSLHARAHSLDRDRRASALYRTGVPSVPLKQHLKIQQNHKDLIQNHRRHPNQRLLPGTLIQHLTEEDVDGEVKGLDDGLQTNQNPNFLLDDSTPLTPPLTEDPVSVTSPYSSTIVEGASTPIAPTFRCHACKGKFRTASELARHVRILHNPYKCTLCPFSASQEESLASHLQECHPSPEIPALPPAFNSRPVIATPDTPVPTPTHTPAPTPSTPQVTSAATVAASSSLPAFRCDICGQRFTQSWFLKGHMRKHKDSLDHKCQVCGRGFKEPWFLKNHMKVHLNKLGLKAGLGALGGPGGAEQQAKGSVSNQSLNALYSSLLLAQRGGGRGGQGRSERESGGRIGMGSSKSAILGYLGLPSDGSGASCMERLQAVAQVAEMGNGGGGGIGGSRGVGATRGGGTGETTASVSEGGDQATWWQLVARSLAVAQQQQQRPHQRGQQQGQRGPGRSSVISEADQVRAYLGGLDPREESGGAGGPWECPDCGKLFRSLQQVVVHARVHTQRSQKGGGGDEEGSGSRRGAGLGRGDSGEVRQESQLHSGGSQETGEVRQESKVHSGGSQQAGAATGFHSVISSFKGENGLTAVSSIPSVPTRERVRGRGIKDCPYCGKAFRSSHHLKVHLRVHTGENCCERPYKCPHCDYAGTQSGSLKYHLQRHHREQRNALATSSNSSSTGLTSTNNSLTSGTSGLAKQRRSQLNHCPVNRSPSDTTPSRPSQQSWLLGLPDQREHRKALAALRDVDLETQYRYLSGVMGALYQRGMEGGWIRESPPPKAPKVSRRKPLTTSRMVQPLSDKEGPAPSTQEGGFEPLDLSRRPSPGLGGMEEDGGMRVGEGGGVGGGDGRGDSSTGVKLSQCLFCPFRTSSGELMAMHLQVNHTSKSRRKRGPSTTLDDDGAPKTTKPRTDHSDLDPLIIWRHVSEAESQAPLGEWSSTQAKTLNGLFEDTAEHLDDILNHPDSNMASVSSNVQDGLALKGKMEGDEEEQDEELEENLENSSLEDSEDQDLRMSLALSPALSSNPLVGEEERVLTD; this is encoded by the exons ATGGATTCTCCGCCAGAGTGTGTGTTGTCTCTTTCTTGTGAGCAGCCCCAGTCTCCcccaacactgccatccctcGACCACAGCCCCCAGGCCTCTTCTCCTCACACCCTGCTCTCTCTGCCTGACAGCCCTGTTGTCCTGCCCATTCACAGCCCCGAACCTTCCCCTCAGAGCCTTGAGTCCACACCTtatttccccctctctcccttcccccTCCACGAGGACAATAACAACCACGATGTTGATGAAGAAGATGACGAGGAAGGGCTGGATGGAGTTCCTTCGTCCCCAACCCCGGCAGTGGCTCTGTTCCCAGGAGGAGGGGGACAAGAAGCTAGATGCAGCCCTTGTTTGGATTCCTCTCCACCGGCCACTCCATCAGCGCCACTCCTTGGGTTTGGAGCCCTGGAGCTGGCCCTCTCATCAGGACAGAGTGGAAACTGCAATGACGAGCTAGACCTCCAGCTGTTCCAGAAAGATACTGTTACCAGGGCGATATCTGGAGTGGGAGGGGCCTCGTCAGGGCCTGCGCTCAGGTTTCCCTGTCACGTATGCGGGAAGAGATTCCGATTCCAAAGCATTTTGTCTCTTCATGCCCGAGCTCACAGTCTGGACCGAGACCGCCGAGCTTCAGCCTTATACCGGACTGGAGTCCCCTCAGTACCCCTAAAGCAGCACCTCAAAATCCAACAGAACCACAAAGACTTAATCCAGAATCACAGAAGACACCCAAACCAGCGTTTACTGCCAGGGACTCTCATTCAGCATCTCACAGAAGAGGATGTTGATGGTGAGGTCAAAGGTCTAGATGATGGCCTACAGACAAACCAGAACCCAAACTTTTTACTGGATGACAGCACACCATTGACCCCTCCACTTACAGAGGACCCTGTTTCTGTGACCTCTCCCTATTCTTCTACCATTGTGGAGGGTGCGTCTACGCCCATAGCGCCTACATTTCGCTGCCATGCCTGCAAAGGAAAATTCCGCACAGCTTCGGAGTTGGCGCGCCATGTCCGCATTCTCCACAACCCGTATAAATGCACTCTTTGTCCTTTCTCTGCCAGCCAAGAAGAGAGCCTGGCTTCTCACTTGCAGGAGTGCCACCCTTCCCCTGAGATACCTGCTCTGCCACCGGCATTCAATTCCAGGCCAGTCATTGCAACCCCTGACACGCCTGTGCCCACCCCGACCCATACCCCTGCCCCAACCCCAAGTACCCCACAGGTGACATCAGCCGCTACAGTGGCTGCGTCCTCCTCACTGCCAGCATTTCGCTGTGATATTTGTGGACAGCGGTTTACCCAGTCTTGGTTCCTGAAGGGACACATGCGAAAGCACAAGGACTCCTTGGACCATAAGTGCCAGGTATGCGGCCGTGGCTTCAAGGAGCCTTGGTTCCTCAAAAATCATATGAAAGTGCATCTCAACAAGCTTGGGCTGAAGGCTGGGCTGGGAGCCCTTGGAGGACCAGGAGGTGCTGAGCAGCAGGCCAAAGGCTCTGTTAGTAATCAGTCTCTCAACGCCCTCTACTCAAGCCTCCTTCTGGCCCAGCGAGGAGGTGGCAGAGGTGGACAAGGAAGATCAGAGAGGGAAAGTGGAGGCAGAATTGGGATGGGCTCAAGCAAATCAGCCATCCTGGGCTACCTGGGGTTGCCCAGTGATGGCAGTGGGGCCAGCTGCATGGAGAGACTTCAAGCAGTGGCTCAGGTGGCAGAGATGGGAAACGGTGGTGGAGGCGGCATTGGCGGCTCAAGAGGAGTGGGAGCAACAAGAGGAGGGGGCACAGGTGAAACTACAGCATCAGTATCTGAAGGAGGGGACCAGGCAACATGGTGGCAGTTGGTGGCTCGCAGCCTTGCAGtagctcagcagcagcagcagaggcccCACCAGCGAGGCCAGCAGCAAGGCCAGCGAGGCCCAGGTCGGAGCTCGGTGATCTCAGAGGCTGACCAAGTCAGAGCCTACCTTGGAGGCCTGGATCCAAGAGAAGAgtctggaggagcaggagggccATGGGAATGCCCAGACTGTGGAAAGCTATTCCGCAGCCTGCAGCAGGTGGTGGTTCATGCTCGTGTTCACACTCAGAGGTCGCAGAAAGGAGGTGGGGGCGATGAGGAGGGGAGTGGCAGTCGTAGAGGAGCGGGGCTTGGAAGAGGAGACAGCGGTGAAGTGAGACAGGAATCTCAGCTACACAGTGGTGGATCCCAAGAAACAGGAGAAGTAAGACAGGAATCAAAAGTGCACAGTGGTGGATCACAACAAGCAGGAGCAGCTACGGGGTTTCACTCTGTCATCTCAAGCTTCAAAG GAGAAAATGGCTTGACTGCAGTCTCCTCCATACCTTCAGTTCCCACCAGGGAGCGAGTGCGTGGTAGAGGGATAAAAGACTGCCCCTACTGTGGTAAAGCCTTCCGTTCTTCACACCATCTCAAAGTGCACCTGAGAGTTCACACAGGTGAGAACTGCT GTGAGAGACCCTACAAATGTCCTCACTGTGACTATGCAGGTACCCAGTCGGGCTCGCTGAAATACCACCTCCAACGTCACCACAGGGAGCAACGCAATGCCTTAGCAACCTCCTCCAATTCCTCCTCCACTGGTCTCACCTCCACTAACAACAGTCTGACGTCTGGAACCTCTGGGCTGGCAAAGCAGCGCCGATCCCAGCTCAACCACTGCCCAGTCAACCGAAGCCCATCCGACACCACCCCCTCTCGGCCCAGCCAGCAGTCCTGGCTCCTGGGGCTTCCAGACCAGCGAGAGCATCGGAAGGCCTTAGCAGCTTTAAGGGATGTTGACTTGGAGACCCAGTACAGGTATCTGTCTGGGGTGATGGGGGCCCTTTACCAACGTGGAATGGAAGGAGGCTGGATAAGGGAATCTCCCCCACCGAAGGCCCCTAAAGTGTCCCGTCGTAAGCCCCTTACTACTAGCCGAATGGTTCAGCCGCTGAGTGACAAGGAAGGGCCTGCGCCTTCAACTCAAGAGGGTGGGTTTGAACCCCTGGATCTGTCCCGTCGCCCCTCACCTGGCCTTGGTGGgatggaggaggatggaggcATGCGTGTAGGCGAAGGAGGAGGTGTCGGTGGTGGGGATGGCAGAGGGGATAGTTCAACAGGGGTCAAACTCAGCCAGTGTTTGTTCTGCCCTTTCCGTACATCCTCAGGAGAGCTGATGGCCATGCATCTCCAGGTCAACCACACCAGTAAGTCCAGGCGCAAAAGAGGCCCTTCGACTACCTTGGATGATGATGGAGCCCCAAAGACCACCAAGCCCAGGACGGATCACTCTGACCTCGACCCTCTGATAATATGGAGGCATGTGAGCGAGGCAGAGTCCCAGGCACCCCTGGGAGAATGGTCCTCAACTCAGGCCAAGACCCTGAACGGGCTCTTTGAGGATACAGCAGAACATCTGGATGACATTCTCAACCACCCAGACTCCAACATGGCCTCAGTATCCAGTAATGTACAAGACGGTCTGGCACTCAAGGGGAAGATGGAGGGGGATGAGGAAGAGCAAGACGAGGAATTGGAAGAGAATTTGGAGAACAGCAGTCTGGAGGATTCGGAGGACCAAGATCTGAGGATGTCCCTCGCTCTTTCACCAGCTCTGAGCTCCAACCCCTtggtgggagaggaggaaagagtcTTAACAGATTAA
- the znf219 gene encoding zinc finger protein 219 isoform X2, with amino-acid sequence MDSPPECVLSLSCEQPQSPPTLPSLDHSPQASSPHTLLSLPDSPVVLPIHSPEPSPQSLESTPYFPLSPFPLHEDNNNHDVDEEDDEEGLDGVPSSPTPAVALFPGGGGQEARCSPCLDSSPPATPSAPLLGFGALELALSSGQSGNCNDELDLQLFQKDTVTRAISGVGGASSGPALRFPCHVCGKRFRFQSILSLHARAHSLDRDRRASALYRTGVPSVPLKQHLKIQQNHKDLIQNHRRHPNQRLLPGTLIQHLTEEDVDGEVKGLDDGLQTNQNPNFLLDDSTPLTPPLTEDPVSVTSPYSSTIVEGASTPIAPTFRCHACKGKFRTASELARHVRILHNPYKCTLCPFSASQEESLASHLQECHPSPEIPALPPAFNSRPVIATPDTPVPTPTHTPAPTPSTPQVTSAATVAASSSLPAFRCDICGQRFTQSWFLKGHMRKHKDSLDHKCQVCGRGFKEPWFLKNHMKVHLNKLGLKAGLGALGGPGGAEQQAKGSVSNQSLNALYSSLLLAQRGGGRGGQGRSERESGGRIGMGSSKSAILGYLGLPSDGSGASCMERLQAVAQVAEMGNGGGGGIGGSRGVGATRGGGTGETTASVSEGGDQATWWQLVARSLAVAQQQQQRPHQRGQQQGQRGPGRSSVISEADQVRAYLGGLDPREESGGAGGPWECPDCGKLFRSLQQVVVHARVHTQRSQKGGGGDEEGSGSRRGAGLGRGDSGEVRQESQLHSGGSQETGEVRQESKVHSGGSQQAGAATGFHSVISSFKGENGLTAVSSIPSVPTRERVRGRGIKDCPYCGKAFRSSHHLKVHLRVHTGERPYKCPHCDYAGTQSGSLKYHLQRHHREQRNALATSSNSSSTGLTSTNNSLTSGTSGLAKQRRSQLNHCPVNRSPSDTTPSRPSQQSWLLGLPDQREHRKALAALRDVDLETQYRYLSGVMGALYQRGMEGGWIRESPPPKAPKVSRRKPLTTSRMVQPLSDKEGPAPSTQEGGFEPLDLSRRPSPGLGGMEEDGGMRVGEGGGVGGGDGRGDSSTGVKLSQCLFCPFRTSSGELMAMHLQVNHTSKSRRKRGPSTTLDDDGAPKTTKPRTDHSDLDPLIIWRHVSEAESQAPLGEWSSTQAKTLNGLFEDTAEHLDDILNHPDSNMASVSSNVQDGLALKGKMEGDEEEQDEELEENLENSSLEDSEDQDLRMSLALSPALSSNPLVGEEERVLTD; translated from the exons ATGGATTCTCCGCCAGAGTGTGTGTTGTCTCTTTCTTGTGAGCAGCCCCAGTCTCCcccaacactgccatccctcGACCACAGCCCCCAGGCCTCTTCTCCTCACACCCTGCTCTCTCTGCCTGACAGCCCTGTTGTCCTGCCCATTCACAGCCCCGAACCTTCCCCTCAGAGCCTTGAGTCCACACCTtatttccccctctctcccttcccccTCCACGAGGACAATAACAACCACGATGTTGATGAAGAAGATGACGAGGAAGGGCTGGATGGAGTTCCTTCGTCCCCAACCCCGGCAGTGGCTCTGTTCCCAGGAGGAGGGGGACAAGAAGCTAGATGCAGCCCTTGTTTGGATTCCTCTCCACCGGCCACTCCATCAGCGCCACTCCTTGGGTTTGGAGCCCTGGAGCTGGCCCTCTCATCAGGACAGAGTGGAAACTGCAATGACGAGCTAGACCTCCAGCTGTTCCAGAAAGATACTGTTACCAGGGCGATATCTGGAGTGGGAGGGGCCTCGTCAGGGCCTGCGCTCAGGTTTCCCTGTCACGTATGCGGGAAGAGATTCCGATTCCAAAGCATTTTGTCTCTTCATGCCCGAGCTCACAGTCTGGACCGAGACCGCCGAGCTTCAGCCTTATACCGGACTGGAGTCCCCTCAGTACCCCTAAAGCAGCACCTCAAAATCCAACAGAACCACAAAGACTTAATCCAGAATCACAGAAGACACCCAAACCAGCGTTTACTGCCAGGGACTCTCATTCAGCATCTCACAGAAGAGGATGTTGATGGTGAGGTCAAAGGTCTAGATGATGGCCTACAGACAAACCAGAACCCAAACTTTTTACTGGATGACAGCACACCATTGACCCCTCCACTTACAGAGGACCCTGTTTCTGTGACCTCTCCCTATTCTTCTACCATTGTGGAGGGTGCGTCTACGCCCATAGCGCCTACATTTCGCTGCCATGCCTGCAAAGGAAAATTCCGCACAGCTTCGGAGTTGGCGCGCCATGTCCGCATTCTCCACAACCCGTATAAATGCACTCTTTGTCCTTTCTCTGCCAGCCAAGAAGAGAGCCTGGCTTCTCACTTGCAGGAGTGCCACCCTTCCCCTGAGATACCTGCTCTGCCACCGGCATTCAATTCCAGGCCAGTCATTGCAACCCCTGACACGCCTGTGCCCACCCCGACCCATACCCCTGCCCCAACCCCAAGTACCCCACAGGTGACATCAGCCGCTACAGTGGCTGCGTCCTCCTCACTGCCAGCATTTCGCTGTGATATTTGTGGACAGCGGTTTACCCAGTCTTGGTTCCTGAAGGGACACATGCGAAAGCACAAGGACTCCTTGGACCATAAGTGCCAGGTATGCGGCCGTGGCTTCAAGGAGCCTTGGTTCCTCAAAAATCATATGAAAGTGCATCTCAACAAGCTTGGGCTGAAGGCTGGGCTGGGAGCCCTTGGAGGACCAGGAGGTGCTGAGCAGCAGGCCAAAGGCTCTGTTAGTAATCAGTCTCTCAACGCCCTCTACTCAAGCCTCCTTCTGGCCCAGCGAGGAGGTGGCAGAGGTGGACAAGGAAGATCAGAGAGGGAAAGTGGAGGCAGAATTGGGATGGGCTCAAGCAAATCAGCCATCCTGGGCTACCTGGGGTTGCCCAGTGATGGCAGTGGGGCCAGCTGCATGGAGAGACTTCAAGCAGTGGCTCAGGTGGCAGAGATGGGAAACGGTGGTGGAGGCGGCATTGGCGGCTCAAGAGGAGTGGGAGCAACAAGAGGAGGGGGCACAGGTGAAACTACAGCATCAGTATCTGAAGGAGGGGACCAGGCAACATGGTGGCAGTTGGTGGCTCGCAGCCTTGCAGtagctcagcagcagcagcagaggcccCACCAGCGAGGCCAGCAGCAAGGCCAGCGAGGCCCAGGTCGGAGCTCGGTGATCTCAGAGGCTGACCAAGTCAGAGCCTACCTTGGAGGCCTGGATCCAAGAGAAGAgtctggaggagcaggagggccATGGGAATGCCCAGACTGTGGAAAGCTATTCCGCAGCCTGCAGCAGGTGGTGGTTCATGCTCGTGTTCACACTCAGAGGTCGCAGAAAGGAGGTGGGGGCGATGAGGAGGGGAGTGGCAGTCGTAGAGGAGCGGGGCTTGGAAGAGGAGACAGCGGTGAAGTGAGACAGGAATCTCAGCTACACAGTGGTGGATCCCAAGAAACAGGAGAAGTAAGACAGGAATCAAAAGTGCACAGTGGTGGATCACAACAAGCAGGAGCAGCTACGGGGTTTCACTCTGTCATCTCAAGCTTCAAAG GAGAAAATGGCTTGACTGCAGTCTCCTCCATACCTTCAGTTCCCACCAGGGAGCGAGTGCGTGGTAGAGGGATAAAAGACTGCCCCTACTGTGGTAAAGCCTTCCGTTCTTCACACCATCTCAAAGTGCACCTGAGAGTTCACACAG GTGAGAGACCCTACAAATGTCCTCACTGTGACTATGCAGGTACCCAGTCGGGCTCGCTGAAATACCACCTCCAACGTCACCACAGGGAGCAACGCAATGCCTTAGCAACCTCCTCCAATTCCTCCTCCACTGGTCTCACCTCCACTAACAACAGTCTGACGTCTGGAACCTCTGGGCTGGCAAAGCAGCGCCGATCCCAGCTCAACCACTGCCCAGTCAACCGAAGCCCATCCGACACCACCCCCTCTCGGCCCAGCCAGCAGTCCTGGCTCCTGGGGCTTCCAGACCAGCGAGAGCATCGGAAGGCCTTAGCAGCTTTAAGGGATGTTGACTTGGAGACCCAGTACAGGTATCTGTCTGGGGTGATGGGGGCCCTTTACCAACGTGGAATGGAAGGAGGCTGGATAAGGGAATCTCCCCCACCGAAGGCCCCTAAAGTGTCCCGTCGTAAGCCCCTTACTACTAGCCGAATGGTTCAGCCGCTGAGTGACAAGGAAGGGCCTGCGCCTTCAACTCAAGAGGGTGGGTTTGAACCCCTGGATCTGTCCCGTCGCCCCTCACCTGGCCTTGGTGGgatggaggaggatggaggcATGCGTGTAGGCGAAGGAGGAGGTGTCGGTGGTGGGGATGGCAGAGGGGATAGTTCAACAGGGGTCAAACTCAGCCAGTGTTTGTTCTGCCCTTTCCGTACATCCTCAGGAGAGCTGATGGCCATGCATCTCCAGGTCAACCACACCAGTAAGTCCAGGCGCAAAAGAGGCCCTTCGACTACCTTGGATGATGATGGAGCCCCAAAGACCACCAAGCCCAGGACGGATCACTCTGACCTCGACCCTCTGATAATATGGAGGCATGTGAGCGAGGCAGAGTCCCAGGCACCCCTGGGAGAATGGTCCTCAACTCAGGCCAAGACCCTGAACGGGCTCTTTGAGGATACAGCAGAACATCTGGATGACATTCTCAACCACCCAGACTCCAACATGGCCTCAGTATCCAGTAATGTACAAGACGGTCTGGCACTCAAGGGGAAGATGGAGGGGGATGAGGAAGAGCAAGACGAGGAATTGGAAGAGAATTTGGAGAACAGCAGTCTGGAGGATTCGGAGGACCAAGATCTGAGGATGTCCCTCGCTCTTTCACCAGCTCTGAGCTCCAACCCCTtggtgggagaggaggaaagagtcTTAACAGATTAA
- the znf219 gene encoding zinc finger protein 219 isoform X3 → MDSPPECVLSLSCEQPQSPPTLPSLDHSPQASSPHTLLSLPDSPVVLPIHSPEPSPQSLESTPYFPLSPFPLHEDNNNHDVDEEDDEEGLDGVPSSPTPAVALFPGGGGQEARCSPCLDSSPPATPSAPLLGFGALELALSSGQSGNCNDELDLQLFQKDTVTRAISGVGGASSGPALRFPCHVCGKRFRFQSILSLHARAHSLDRDRRASALYRTGVPSVPLKQHLKIQQNHKDLIQNHRRHPNQRLLPGTLIQHLTEEDVDGEVKGLDDGLQTNQNPNFLLDDSTPLTPPLTEDPVSVTSPYSSTIVEGASTPIAPTFRCHACKGKFRTASELARHVRILHNPYKCTLCPFSASQEESLASHLQECHPSPEIPALPPAFNSRPVIATPDTPVPTPTHTPAPTPSTPQVTSAATVAASSSLPAFRCDICGQRFTQSWFLKGHMRKHKDSLDHKCQVCGRGFKEPWFLKNHMKVHLNKLGLKAGLGALGGPGGAEQQAKGSVSNQSLNALYSSLLLAQRGGGRGGQGRSERESGGRIGMGSSKSAILGYLGLPSDGSGASCMERLQAVAQVAEMGNGGGGGIGGSRGVGATRGGGTGETTASVSEGGDQATWWQLVARSLAVAQQQQQRPHQRGQQQGQRGPGRSSVISEADQVRAYLGGLDPREESGGAGGPWECPDCGKLFRSLQQVVVHARVHTQRSQKGGGGDEEGSGSRRGAGLGRGDSGEVRQESQLHSGGSQETGEVRQESKVHSGGSQQAGAATGFHSVISSFKGENGLTAVSSIPSVPTRERVRGRGIKDCPYCGERPYKCPHCDYAGTQSGSLKYHLQRHHREQRNALATSSNSSSTGLTSTNNSLTSGTSGLAKQRRSQLNHCPVNRSPSDTTPSRPSQQSWLLGLPDQREHRKALAALRDVDLETQYRYLSGVMGALYQRGMEGGWIRESPPPKAPKVSRRKPLTTSRMVQPLSDKEGPAPSTQEGGFEPLDLSRRPSPGLGGMEEDGGMRVGEGGGVGGGDGRGDSSTGVKLSQCLFCPFRTSSGELMAMHLQVNHTSKSRRKRGPSTTLDDDGAPKTTKPRTDHSDLDPLIIWRHVSEAESQAPLGEWSSTQAKTLNGLFEDTAEHLDDILNHPDSNMASVSSNVQDGLALKGKMEGDEEEQDEELEENLENSSLEDSEDQDLRMSLALSPALSSNPLVGEEERVLTD, encoded by the exons ATGGATTCTCCGCCAGAGTGTGTGTTGTCTCTTTCTTGTGAGCAGCCCCAGTCTCCcccaacactgccatccctcGACCACAGCCCCCAGGCCTCTTCTCCTCACACCCTGCTCTCTCTGCCTGACAGCCCTGTTGTCCTGCCCATTCACAGCCCCGAACCTTCCCCTCAGAGCCTTGAGTCCACACCTtatttccccctctctcccttcccccTCCACGAGGACAATAACAACCACGATGTTGATGAAGAAGATGACGAGGAAGGGCTGGATGGAGTTCCTTCGTCCCCAACCCCGGCAGTGGCTCTGTTCCCAGGAGGAGGGGGACAAGAAGCTAGATGCAGCCCTTGTTTGGATTCCTCTCCACCGGCCACTCCATCAGCGCCACTCCTTGGGTTTGGAGCCCTGGAGCTGGCCCTCTCATCAGGACAGAGTGGAAACTGCAATGACGAGCTAGACCTCCAGCTGTTCCAGAAAGATACTGTTACCAGGGCGATATCTGGAGTGGGAGGGGCCTCGTCAGGGCCTGCGCTCAGGTTTCCCTGTCACGTATGCGGGAAGAGATTCCGATTCCAAAGCATTTTGTCTCTTCATGCCCGAGCTCACAGTCTGGACCGAGACCGCCGAGCTTCAGCCTTATACCGGACTGGAGTCCCCTCAGTACCCCTAAAGCAGCACCTCAAAATCCAACAGAACCACAAAGACTTAATCCAGAATCACAGAAGACACCCAAACCAGCGTTTACTGCCAGGGACTCTCATTCAGCATCTCACAGAAGAGGATGTTGATGGTGAGGTCAAAGGTCTAGATGATGGCCTACAGACAAACCAGAACCCAAACTTTTTACTGGATGACAGCACACCATTGACCCCTCCACTTACAGAGGACCCTGTTTCTGTGACCTCTCCCTATTCTTCTACCATTGTGGAGGGTGCGTCTACGCCCATAGCGCCTACATTTCGCTGCCATGCCTGCAAAGGAAAATTCCGCACAGCTTCGGAGTTGGCGCGCCATGTCCGCATTCTCCACAACCCGTATAAATGCACTCTTTGTCCTTTCTCTGCCAGCCAAGAAGAGAGCCTGGCTTCTCACTTGCAGGAGTGCCACCCTTCCCCTGAGATACCTGCTCTGCCACCGGCATTCAATTCCAGGCCAGTCATTGCAACCCCTGACACGCCTGTGCCCACCCCGACCCATACCCCTGCCCCAACCCCAAGTACCCCACAGGTGACATCAGCCGCTACAGTGGCTGCGTCCTCCTCACTGCCAGCATTTCGCTGTGATATTTGTGGACAGCGGTTTACCCAGTCTTGGTTCCTGAAGGGACACATGCGAAAGCACAAGGACTCCTTGGACCATAAGTGCCAGGTATGCGGCCGTGGCTTCAAGGAGCCTTGGTTCCTCAAAAATCATATGAAAGTGCATCTCAACAAGCTTGGGCTGAAGGCTGGGCTGGGAGCCCTTGGAGGACCAGGAGGTGCTGAGCAGCAGGCCAAAGGCTCTGTTAGTAATCAGTCTCTCAACGCCCTCTACTCAAGCCTCCTTCTGGCCCAGCGAGGAGGTGGCAGAGGTGGACAAGGAAGATCAGAGAGGGAAAGTGGAGGCAGAATTGGGATGGGCTCAAGCAAATCAGCCATCCTGGGCTACCTGGGGTTGCCCAGTGATGGCAGTGGGGCCAGCTGCATGGAGAGACTTCAAGCAGTGGCTCAGGTGGCAGAGATGGGAAACGGTGGTGGAGGCGGCATTGGCGGCTCAAGAGGAGTGGGAGCAACAAGAGGAGGGGGCACAGGTGAAACTACAGCATCAGTATCTGAAGGAGGGGACCAGGCAACATGGTGGCAGTTGGTGGCTCGCAGCCTTGCAGtagctcagcagcagcagcagaggcccCACCAGCGAGGCCAGCAGCAAGGCCAGCGAGGCCCAGGTCGGAGCTCGGTGATCTCAGAGGCTGACCAAGTCAGAGCCTACCTTGGAGGCCTGGATCCAAGAGAAGAgtctggaggagcaggagggccATGGGAATGCCCAGACTGTGGAAAGCTATTCCGCAGCCTGCAGCAGGTGGTGGTTCATGCTCGTGTTCACACTCAGAGGTCGCAGAAAGGAGGTGGGGGCGATGAGGAGGGGAGTGGCAGTCGTAGAGGAGCGGGGCTTGGAAGAGGAGACAGCGGTGAAGTGAGACAGGAATCTCAGCTACACAGTGGTGGATCCCAAGAAACAGGAGAAGTAAGACAGGAATCAAAAGTGCACAGTGGTGGATCACAACAAGCAGGAGCAGCTACGGGGTTTCACTCTGTCATCTCAAGCTTCAAAG GAGAAAATGGCTTGACTGCAGTCTCCTCCATACCTTCAGTTCCCACCAGGGAGCGAGTGCGTGGTAGAGGGATAAAAGACTGCCCCTACTGTG GTGAGAGACCCTACAAATGTCCTCACTGTGACTATGCAGGTACCCAGTCGGGCTCGCTGAAATACCACCTCCAACGTCACCACAGGGAGCAACGCAATGCCTTAGCAACCTCCTCCAATTCCTCCTCCACTGGTCTCACCTCCACTAACAACAGTCTGACGTCTGGAACCTCTGGGCTGGCAAAGCAGCGCCGATCCCAGCTCAACCACTGCCCAGTCAACCGAAGCCCATCCGACACCACCCCCTCTCGGCCCAGCCAGCAGTCCTGGCTCCTGGGGCTTCCAGACCAGCGAGAGCATCGGAAGGCCTTAGCAGCTTTAAGGGATGTTGACTTGGAGACCCAGTACAGGTATCTGTCTGGGGTGATGGGGGCCCTTTACCAACGTGGAATGGAAGGAGGCTGGATAAGGGAATCTCCCCCACCGAAGGCCCCTAAAGTGTCCCGTCGTAAGCCCCTTACTACTAGCCGAATGGTTCAGCCGCTGAGTGACAAGGAAGGGCCTGCGCCTTCAACTCAAGAGGGTGGGTTTGAACCCCTGGATCTGTCCCGTCGCCCCTCACCTGGCCTTGGTGGgatggaggaggatggaggcATGCGTGTAGGCGAAGGAGGAGGTGTCGGTGGTGGGGATGGCAGAGGGGATAGTTCAACAGGGGTCAAACTCAGCCAGTGTTTGTTCTGCCCTTTCCGTACATCCTCAGGAGAGCTGATGGCCATGCATCTCCAGGTCAACCACACCAGTAAGTCCAGGCGCAAAAGAGGCCCTTCGACTACCTTGGATGATGATGGAGCCCCAAAGACCACCAAGCCCAGGACGGATCACTCTGACCTCGACCCTCTGATAATATGGAGGCATGTGAGCGAGGCAGAGTCCCAGGCACCCCTGGGAGAATGGTCCTCAACTCAGGCCAAGACCCTGAACGGGCTCTTTGAGGATACAGCAGAACATCTGGATGACATTCTCAACCACCCAGACTCCAACATGGCCTCAGTATCCAGTAATGTACAAGACGGTCTGGCACTCAAGGGGAAGATGGAGGGGGATGAGGAAGAGCAAGACGAGGAATTGGAAGAGAATTTGGAGAACAGCAGTCTGGAGGATTCGGAGGACCAAGATCTGAGGATGTCCCTCGCTCTTTCACCAGCTCTGAGCTCCAACCCCTtggtgggagaggaggaaagagtcTTAACAGATTAA